In Scomber japonicus isolate fScoJap1 chromosome 19, fScoJap1.pri, whole genome shotgun sequence, a single genomic region encodes these proteins:
- the LOC128380413 gene encoding PH and SEC7 domain-containing protein 2 produces the protein MEEENLCSSLPFITDSVLQQPQQDSCTAAEHSYINGEQEAVVWGETEVQINEKHGAEQLHLSPHGGRESPEEAEQWEQIIWPVRPMTSTTAPLSFATVLWDMPGTALETPTLITDSSSANELDSGGVMSLDTTSPSLQQSQDINAELFTQEEREEQDEIESWLLLNSDLEFTGNGSEPCDAVDVQEAATQEKEEPTTHELVDDNKEIPLTTDSEEEEGHPAVSDAIETVDFFDILDDIEDSEDGADSIIDLRPEEEREESDVLLTGQTDSEEDTTSVNSVETEEQSEEGVEVEEEESVTNVSCNEEGGEENTVSCLNDVEAPVEPQQTDNTGLSINPDDFINLRSDTEQLDISDESPHSGSEEKDIEILEESHEDPAGQTEEQEMCEDVDEEVDAEQSEATQQQDDNEEPTIQEADDVEKIENSEEILELTEKQEHTGCPEQQDSDQTTPQDVESPADPERSESEQLGTIKESEQIESEEQHSGESDLPQHLEESSQMEPTELSAQPEGTDEQEDSTHLEQTVCDESKAPEVAEQQEQMELSDQNEQSLQTTDLSQPAVSEQFAETEKTDDSEVTEQLSPKSEVAQQTAETQLDQEMSHQAEEVEGTVVANGEQPKPTETVVPHMNGGDVERGMACSLAERLHKLDGIQRVDVVKHIDKDNDFSRAVGEEYLKFFDFTGKTLDHALRSFLKVVVLIGETQERERVLQHFSCRFHHCNPDTFCSSEAVLALTCALMLLNTDLHGQNVGKCMSASKFVSNLDGMNEGENFNKDLLKSLYNSIKSEPLEWAVNEEELNSVFSEDNTGDDATLRSKSNPFQDVPHDKKASLVKQGLLQRKLHADIDGKRTPWGKRGWKTFCGVLKGMVLYLQKDDYRKEQQTNEEVVSVHHSLAEPAAEYTKKPHVFRLQTADWRVFLFQAPSKVEMNSWISRINLVSALHSSPPFPAAVGSQRRFFRPILPASQSAQTLERQLQCHAGMLESFKADLSYLQDNPPEGKKAKAKELEERRVRAEYLQHEMCRYTIYIHMLEVWKDLKTEDGPLSTTDLNQFDKAVCPDSAGEDEGEEEGGLKRAYSSPSLEVEMAPATVIKVRRNISERRTYRKTIIPRFNKEA, from the exons ATGGAGGAAGAAAATTTGTGCTCCTCTCTGCCATTTATTACAGATTCAGTCCTTCAGCAGCCTCAACAAGACTCATGCACCGCTGCAGAACACTCATACATCAATGGAGAACAGGAAGCTGTTGTGTGGGGCGAGACAGAGGTGCAGATTAATGAGAAACACGGGGCAGAACAGCTTCATCTCTCCCCACACGGAGGACGAGAGAGTCCTGAGGAGGCTGAACAGTGGGAGCAAATAATATGGCCAGTGCGCCCCATGACCTCTACCACTGCTCCACTTTCCTTTGCTACAGTGCTATGGGACATGCCCGGCACCGCCTTAGAGACGCCCACTCTCATAACTGACAGCAGCTCGGCCAATGAGCTGGACTCTGGTGGTGTGATGAGTCTAGATACCACTTCCCCGTCACTTCAGCAATCCCAAGACATTAATGCTGAGCTTTTCACTCAAGAGGAGCGAGAGGAGCAGGATGAGATTGAATCGTGGCTCCTTCTGAACTCAGATTTAGAGTTCACTGGAAACGGCTCTGAG CCATGTGATGCTGTAGATGTGCAAGAGGCAGCGACACAGGAAAAGGAAGAGCCAACAACACATGAGCTGGTAGACGATAATAAGG AGATCCCTCTAACTACGGAttcagaagaagaggagggacaCCCAGCTGTATCAGATGCTATTGAAACTGTGGACTTCTTTGATATTCTTGACGATATTGAAGACTCGGAGGATGGGGCGGACAGTATTATAGATCTACGGCCAGAAGAGGAACGGGAGGAGTCAGATGTTCTGCTGACTGGACAGACAGACTCAGAGGAAGACACAACTTCAGTAAATAGTGTTGAGACTGAAGAACAGAGCGAGGAGGGAGTcgaggtagaagaggaggagagtgtaACAAACGTGTCCTGTAATGAAGAAGGTGGAGAGGAGAATACTGTTAGCTGTCTAAATGATGT GGAGGCTCCTGTAGAGCCACAACAAACTGACAATACTGGACTAAGCATAAACCCAGATGATTTCATTAATTTGAGGTCAGATACAGAACAATTAGATATTTCCGATGAAAGTCCACATTCTGGGAGTGAGGAGAAGGACATAGAGATACTAGAAGAGTCACATGAAGATCCCGCAGGTCAGACTGAGGAGCAAGAAATGTGCGAAGATGTAGATGAGGAGGTGGACGCTGAACAGTCGGAGGCTACTCAACAACAGGACGACAACGAAGAACCAACGATACAGGAGGCAGATGATGTGGAGAAGATAGAGAACTCTGAAGAAATACTAGAGCTGACTGAGAAACAGGAGCACACAGGTTGTCCAGAGCAACAAGACAGTGACCAAACGACTCCACAGGACGTAGAGTCTCCAGCGGATCCTGAGCGCTCAGAGTCGGAGCAGCTCGGGACGATAAAAGAGAGTGAGCAGATCGAATCGGAGGAGCAGCACAGTGGAGAGTCTGACCTGCCGCAACATCTGGAAGAATCATCGCAAATGGAGCCAACAGAACTGTCAGCCCAACCCGAGGGTACAGACGAGCAAGAGGACTCTACTCATTTAGAGCAGACAGTTTGTGATGAATCAAAAGCACCTGAAGTAGCAGAGCAGCAAGAACAGATGGAGCTATCGGATCAGAATGAGCAGTCGCTGCAAACGACCGACTTGTCCCAGCCAGCAGTCTCGGAGCAGTttgcagagacagagaagacagATGACTCAGAAGTAACAGAACAGCTGTCTCCTAAGAGTGAAGTcgcacagcagacagcagagacacagttAGATCAGGAGATGTCTCATCAGGCCGAAGAAGTAGAAGGAACAGTTGTGGCAAACGGGGAACAACCCAAACCCACAGAGACAGTTGTGCCGCATATGaatggaggtgatgtggagagaGGCATGGCCTGCTCCCTCGCCGAGCGGCTCCATAAGCTGGACGGGATCCAGCGTGTAGATGTGGTGAAGCACATCGACAAAGA taatgaCTTCAGCCGTGCTGTCGGGGAGGAATACCTCAAATTCTTTGACTTCACTGGGAAAACTCTGGATCATGCCCTGAG GTCTTTCCTCAAAGTGGTTGTACTGATAGGAGAGACGCAGGAGAGAGAACGAGTGCTGCAGCATTTCTCCTGCCGATTCCACCACTGCAACCCGGACACCTTTTGCTCTTCGG AGGCTGTGTTGGCTCTTACATGTGCTTTGATGCTGCTCAACACTGACTTGCATGGACAG AATGTAGGAAAGTGCATGTCTGCCTCTAAATTTGTGTCCAACCTAGATGGGATGAATGAAGGAGAAAACTTCAACAAAGACCTCCTGAAA AGCCTTTACAATTCCATTAAGAGCGAACCACTGGAATGGGCCGT TAATGAGGAGGAGTTGAACTCTGTGTTTTcggaggacaacacaggagaCGACGCAACGCTGCGGTCAAAGAGTAACCCCTTCCAGGATGTTCCACACGATAAGAAGGCCTCACTGGTTAAACAGGGATTACTGCAGAGAAAGCTCCACGCTGATATCGATGGCAAACGCA CTCCGTGGGGAAAAAGAGGCTGGAAGACTTTCTGTGGAGTGCTGAAGGGAATGGTCCTCTACTTACAGAAG gatGATTATAGGAAGGAGCAGCAGACTAACGAGGAGGTGGTGAGTGTGCACCACTCGCTGGCAGAGCCGGCAGCCGAGTACACCAAGAAGCCACACGTCTTCCGTCTGCAGACTGCTGACTGGAGGGTTTTCCTCTTTCAGGCCCC ATCCAAAGTGGAGATGAATTCATGGATCAGCCGCATCAACCTGGTTTCGGCTCTTCACTCCTCGCCTCCGTTCCCTGCAGCTGTTGGCTCCCAGAGGAGGTTCTTTAGACCGATCCTGCCCGCCTCGCAGTCTGCTCAAACCCTG GAGCGTCAGCTGCAGTGTCATGCAGGAATGCTGGAGTCCTTTAAAGCGGACTTGTCGTACCTGCAGGACAACCCACCAGAGGGCAAGAAAGCCAAAGCCAAGGAGCTGGAAGAGCGTCGTGTCAGAGCAGAGTACCTGCAACACGAG ATGTGTCGATATACGATATACATCCATATGCTGGAGGTCTGGAAGGACTTGAAGACAGAGGACGGCCCGTTGAGCACCACGGACCTGAACCAGTTTGATAAAGCAGTGTGCCCAGACTCTGCCGGCGAGGATGAGGGCGAGGAGGAAGGCGGGCTGAAAAGGGCCTACTCCAGTCCTTCTTTGGAAGTGGAGATGGCTCCTGCAACTGTGATCAAAGTCAGACGCAATATCTCTGAAAGACGGACTTATCGGAAGACCATCATTCCCCGATTTAACAAAGAGGCCTGA